The following proteins come from a genomic window of Candidatus Alcyoniella australis:
- a CDS encoding IS3 family transposase (programmed frameshift) — translation MGKGKTYSREVRERSVRLVLENEAEHGSRWAAICSIAGKIGCTAETLRKWVLQAERDAGKREGLTTSEREELKALKRENKELKRANEIIRKAAAFFAPGGARPQTEMMVDFIEEHRDAYGVEPICAMLPIALSTYYEHRVRHEDPSKRPKRAGRDEQLRDQIQRVWKESFELYGARKVWRQLNRECIDVARCTVERLMRAMGLRGVVRGRAFKVTTVADEALERPADLVKRTFEADCPNKLWVADLTYVATWAGFVYVAFIIDVFSRFIVGWRVSRSLKSDIALDALEQALAARAPDAGLIHHSDRGVQYLSIRYTDRLAEAGIVPSVGSVGDSYDNALAETINGLYKTEVIWKDGPWRGIDPVEYATLEWVDWFNNRRLLEPLRYLPPAEYEKMYHDQIETPAAVAGLN, via the exons ATGGGAAAAGGGAAAACTTATTCACGCGAGGTGCGAGAGCGGTCGGTTCGCCTGGTTCTGGAGAACGAGGCGGAGCACGGTTCACGCTGGGCGGCGATCTGTTCGATCGCTGGGAAGATCGGTTGTACTGCCGAGACGCTGCGCAAGTGGGTGCTGCAGGCGGAGCGTGACGCCGGAAAGCGGGAGGGGCTGACGACCTCGGAAAGAGAAGAGCTTAAGGCACTGAAGCGGGAGAACAAAGAGCTGAAGCGGGCGAACGAGATCATCCGCAAGGCAGCGGCTTTTTTCGCAC CAGGCGGAGCTCGACCGCAAACCGAAATGATGGTGGACTTCATCGAGGAGCACCGAGACGCGTACGGGGTCGAGCCGATCTGCGCAATGCTGCCGATCGCCCTGTCGACATACTACGAGCACCGCGTCCGGCACGAGGATCCGAGTAAGCGGCCCAAGCGTGCCGGACGCGACGAGCAACTGCGAGACCAAATACAACGGGTCTGGAAGGAGAGCTTCGAGCTGTACGGCGCTCGCAAGGTCTGGCGTCAGCTCAACCGTGAGTGTATCGACGTGGCCCGCTGCACGGTCGAACGTCTGATGCGCGCCATGGGGCTTCGGGGCGTGGTTCGGGGGCGTGCCTTCAAGGTCACCACGGTTGCCGATGAGGCGCTCGAGAGGCCCGCAGACCTCGTCAAACGCACCTTCGAGGCGGACTGCCCGAACAAGCTCTGGGTGGCCGATCTAACCTACGTGGCGACATGGGCGGGTTTCGTCTACGTCGCCTTCATCATCGACGTGTTCTCCCGCTTCATCGTGGGCTGGCGGGTGTCCCGGTCGCTGAAGAGCGACATCGCTCTGGACGCCCTGGAGCAGGCCCTGGCAGCCCGAGCTCCTGACGCCGGGCTCATCCATCACAGCGACCGGGGAGTGCAGTACCTCTCGATCCGCTACACCGATCGCCTGGCCGAGGCGGGCATCGTGCCGTCGGTGGGAAGCGTGGGAGACTCCTACGACAACGCCCTCGCCGAGACCATCAACGGCCTCTACAAGACCGAGGTCATCTGGAAAGACGGTCCCTGGAGGGGCATTGACCCCGTGGAATACGCAACCCTGGAATGGGTGGATTGGTTCAACAACCGAAGGCTTCTCGAGCCGCTCAGATATCTTCCACCCGCAGAGTACGAAAAGATGTATCATGACCAGATTGAGACACCAGCCGCGGTGGCTGGACTCAACTAA
- a CDS encoding choice-of-anchor J domain-containing protein: MVFKSIVPIICLITLLFFSFYVVADDRGERKGFTLLEEDFENEFPPEGWRLIQTNPDSTWQQGSVEFDGSCLPHDGNKLAYIEAEEDQAYDEQLITPLLTLSSQMESADERSYTVHLWAYIDDYDYHDDPLKIDYRCNTANSPWNRIEFIPGDTLDPNGLSQINFSTIDEPYDCYYNGIYFRFRYVGGHDHGVCIDSIKVVYSGIFYYDESDDDDSGCCG; encoded by the coding sequence ATGGTTTTTAAATCGATAGTTCCGATAATCTGTTTAATTACTTTGTTATTTTTTTCCTTCTATGTAGTGGCCGACGATAGGGGCGAACGTAAAGGTTTTACTCTGTTAGAGGAAGATTTTGAGAATGAGTTTCCGCCAGAGGGCTGGCGTCTGATTCAGACCAACCCTGACAGCACTTGGCAGCAGGGCTCAGTCGAGTTCGATGGCAGTTGCCTGCCCCATGACGGTAATAAACTGGCTTACATAGAAGCTGAGGAAGATCAGGCGTATGACGAGCAGTTGATAACGCCATTGCTCACTTTGAGCAGCCAGATGGAAAGCGCGGATGAAAGATCATATACTGTCCATTTGTGGGCATACATAGATGATTATGACTACCATGATGATCCGCTGAAAATTGATTATCGATGCAATACTGCTAATAGTCCCTGGAATCGCATTGAATTCATACCTGGCGACACATTAGATCCCAATGGATTATCTCAAATTAATTTTTCAACAATTGATGAACCTTATGATTGTTATTATAACGGAATTTATTTTCGCTTTAGGTATGTAGGCGGGCATGATCATGGGGTATGCATTGATAGTATTAAGGTAGTCTATTCAGGCATTTTTTATTATGATGAATCGGACGACGACGATTCCGGCTGCTGCGGGTGA